A genomic region of Torulaspora delbrueckii CBS 1146 chromosome 7, complete genome contains the following coding sequences:
- the GET4 gene encoding protein GET4 (similar to Saccharomyces cerevisiae YOR164C; ancestral locus Anc_6.57) yields MSSVNAKLQKTLQRFQDRIEAGDYYEAHQTLRTIANRYVRSKSYQDAIDLISHGAQSFLKAKQGGSGTDLVFYLLEVYEVAEVKVDDVSVSRLVQLLVIIDPQEPNLKDVVTAMNNWSIKFGDYKFGDPYLHSAIGSVLIEGGFAYEAERYLMLGPHEAVNKYISLIWDWFYQEDDVETVGDFFSRPIFNFLFISNISYAYEARDKLLNLLIEKHSPKFQITEKNGFKMYYFDNFADLNFLQLIILTCQTKNVDLFHNLKEHYGGSSSKYAAELEFLGQEYFGIVAHRQTNFLQDMMAGFLGGGPK; encoded by the coding sequence ATGAGCTCTGTGAATGCCAAGCTGCAAAAGACCTTACAGAGATTCCAGGATAGGATTGAGGCTGGAGATTACTATGAAGCGCATCAGACCCTTAGGACGATCGCTAATAGATATGTGAGAAGTAAATCCTACCAGGATGCCATCGATTTGATCTCACATGGAGCCCAATCCTTTTTGAAGGCTAAGCAGGGTGGTTCCGGTACAGATTTGGTTTTTTACCTGTTGGAAGTTTACGAAGTGGCCGAAGTTAAGGTTGATGATGTCTCCGTATCCAGGCTTGTTCAACTGTTGGTTATTATTGATCCTCAAGAGCCCAACCTCAAGGACGTGGTCACTGCCATGAACAATTGGTCTATCAAGTTTGGAGATTACAAGTTTGGTGACCCCTATTTGCACAGTGCCATTGGATCTGTATTGATTGAAGGTGGATTCGCATATGAAGCCGAAAGATATCTGATGTTAGGTCCTCACGAAGCCGTAAATAAATACATCAGCTTGATCTGGGACTGGTTCTATCAGGaagatgatgttgaaacCGTGggtgatttcttcagcagGCCCATCTttaatttcttgttcatctccAACATATCATACGCATATGAGGCCAGGGATaaacttttgaatcttttaATTGAGAAACACTCACCAAAATTCCAAATAACCGAGAAAAATGGGTTCAAGATGTACTACTTTGATAACTTTGCCGATCTAAACTTTTTACAGTTGATCATATTGACTTGTCAAACCAAGAATGTCGATCTGTTCCATAATCTCAAAGAACATTACGGTGGGTCGTCAAGCAAATATGCTGCAGAGTTGGAGTTCTTGGGACAA